One window of Nocardioides dongkuii genomic DNA carries:
- a CDS encoding GNAT family N-acetyltransferase, giving the protein MTATAFRLELTTDPAAFLAGAADHLAADPVLTTVVASVTARAVAEDERGEPRPDHPRWWVTVRDGSEAVVGVGMRTAPYPHQAYLLPMPEEAAVALARLLHERGEAVGGVNGVLTSATAFAEETARLAGGTAEVHEHMRLWELGALVPHEAPGRLRPATVADVALATEWWNGFHAMAAEMAGRAPDARGAEAISEAELARRVEAGQVWLWEDDGGEVVHLTHANAPAHGVARIGPVLTPREHRRRGYASAAVAGVSGRLLAVGHRACLFTDQANPTSNRIYAAIGYQPVVDMVNLIVRP; this is encoded by the coding sequence ATGACCGCGACCGCGTTCCGCCTGGAGCTGACCACCGACCCGGCGGCGTTCCTGGCCGGTGCGGCCGACCACCTGGCGGCCGACCCGGTGCTCACCACGGTGGTGGCGTCGGTGACCGCCCGCGCGGTCGCCGAGGACGAGCGCGGCGAGCCGCGGCCCGACCACCCGCGGTGGTGGGTGACGGTCCGCGACGGCTCCGAGGCGGTCGTCGGCGTCGGGATGCGGACGGCGCCGTACCCGCACCAGGCGTACCTGCTGCCGATGCCGGAGGAGGCCGCCGTCGCGCTGGCCCGGCTGCTGCACGAGCGCGGGGAGGCGGTGGGCGGCGTCAACGGCGTGCTCACGAGCGCGACCGCGTTCGCCGAGGAGACCGCGCGCCTGGCCGGCGGGACCGCGGAGGTGCACGAGCACATGCGGCTCTGGGAGCTCGGCGCCCTGGTGCCGCACGAGGCCCCGGGGCGGCTGCGCCCCGCGACGGTCGCGGACGTCGCGCTGGCCACCGAGTGGTGGAACGGGTTCCACGCGATGGCCGCCGAGATGGCGGGGCGCGCGCCGGACGCCCGAGGGGCCGAGGCGATCTCGGAGGCGGAGCTCGCCCGGCGGGTCGAGGCGGGGCAGGTCTGGCTGTGGGAGGACGACGGCGGCGAGGTCGTGCACCTGACCCACGCCAACGCGCCCGCCCACGGCGTCGCCCGGATCGGTCCGGTCCTCACGCCGCGCGAGCACCGGCGGCGGGGCTACGCCAGCGCGGCCGTCGCGGGAGTCTCAGGACGGCTCCTGGCCGTCGGGCACCGGGCGTGCCTGTTCACCGACCAGGCCAACCCGACCTCGAACCGGATCTACGCCGCGATCGGGTACCAGCCGGTCGTCGACATGGTCAACCTGATCGTCCGCCCCTGA
- a CDS encoding SigE family RNA polymerase sigma factor, whose product MVGRMEFEEFVAARSTALWRSAYLLTGDRQKAEDLLQTALVKAWRRWDTIVRREAAEAYVRAAIATTYTDWWRRRWNGEVPTGELPETAGTAVASGSAEVDVRRDVLAALARLPRGQRAVVVLRYFDDLTEQQTADALGVSVGTVKSQTSRALTALRTSPLFHVEGARTEGERR is encoded by the coding sequence GTGGTCGGTCGGATGGAGTTCGAGGAGTTCGTCGCCGCGCGGTCGACCGCGCTGTGGCGCAGCGCCTACCTGCTGACCGGTGACCGGCAGAAGGCCGAGGACCTGCTGCAGACCGCGCTGGTCAAGGCCTGGCGGCGGTGGGACACCATCGTCCGCCGCGAGGCCGCGGAGGCCTACGTCCGGGCGGCGATCGCCACGACGTACACCGACTGGTGGCGGCGGCGCTGGAACGGCGAGGTGCCCACCGGCGAGCTGCCGGAGACCGCCGGCACCGCCGTGGCGTCGGGCTCGGCGGAGGTCGACGTACGCCGCGACGTGCTCGCGGCGCTCGCCCGGCTGCCCCGCGGGCAGCGGGCCGTGGTGGTGCTGCGGTACTTCGACGACCTGACCGAGCAGCAGACCGCGGACGCCCTCGGCGTCAGCGTCGGGACGGTCAAGAGCCAGACCTCGCGGGCGCTCACTGCCCTACGGACCTCTCCCCTGTTCCACGTCGAGGGAGCCCGGACCGAAGGAGAGCGCCGATGA
- a CDS encoding NAD(P)-dependent alcohol dehydrogenase, whose product MRTTVAIVNSPGQDFTFEEVDLEEPRADEVLVRIVATGLCHTDVTMRTMLPAEMFPNVFGHEGAGVVEAVGPDVAGIEVGDHVVLSFRSCRACEKCTSGQVGYCDSNMVMNYMGMRLDGSTTYTRDGAPVFGSFFGQSSFSRHAIAYADNCVVVDRDLDLALAAPYGCGFQTGAGTVLNVLQPSPDDSLVVFGAGAVGLAAIAAAQAEGVGTIVAVDLAPGRLEAAARYGAVGVDPGALGEQSVVERVKELTGGGATYAIDTTAVPAVVKQAQQALGTRGTLVALGLGPEEYQLDAIDLLQSGKRVMGSIEGDSDPQEMVPRLLAMRAEGRFDVDHLIATYPFERINDAVADLHDGKVVKAVLTW is encoded by the coding sequence ATGAGGACCACGGTCGCGATCGTCAACTCCCCCGGGCAGGACTTCACCTTCGAGGAGGTCGACCTCGAGGAGCCCCGCGCCGACGAGGTGCTGGTGCGGATCGTCGCCACCGGGCTGTGCCACACCGACGTGACGATGCGGACGATGCTGCCCGCGGAGATGTTCCCCAACGTCTTCGGCCACGAGGGGGCGGGCGTCGTCGAGGCGGTGGGGCCGGACGTCGCGGGCATCGAGGTGGGCGACCACGTGGTGCTCAGCTTCCGCTCCTGCCGCGCGTGCGAGAAGTGCACCTCCGGCCAGGTCGGCTACTGCGACTCCAACATGGTCATGAACTACATGGGCATGCGGCTGGACGGCTCGACCACCTACACCCGCGACGGCGCCCCGGTCTTCGGCTCCTTCTTCGGCCAGTCCTCCTTCTCCCGGCACGCGATCGCGTACGCCGACAACTGCGTGGTCGTCGACCGCGACCTCGACCTGGCGCTCGCCGCGCCGTACGGCTGCGGCTTCCAGACCGGCGCCGGCACCGTCCTCAACGTGCTCCAGCCCTCCCCCGACGACAGCCTGGTCGTCTTCGGCGCCGGCGCGGTCGGCCTGGCCGCGATCGCGGCGGCGCAGGCCGAGGGCGTCGGCACGATCGTCGCCGTCGACCTGGCGCCCGGCCGGCTGGAGGCCGCCGCACGGTACGGCGCGGTCGGCGTCGACCCGGGCGCGCTCGGCGAGCAGAGCGTCGTGGAGCGGGTGAAGGAGCTGACCGGCGGCGGCGCGACGTACGCCATCGACACCACGGCGGTGCCGGCGGTCGTGAAGCAGGCCCAGCAGGCCCTCGGCACCCGCGGCACTCTGGTCGCGCTCGGCCTGGGCCCCGAGGAGTACCAGCTCGACGCCATCGACCTGCTGCAGAGCGGCAAGCGGGTGATGGGCTCGATCGAGGGCGACTCCGACCCGCAGGAGATGGTGCCGCGCCTGCTCGCGATGCGCGCCGAGGGCCGCTTCGACGTCGACCACCTGATCGCGACCTACCCCTTCGAGCGGATCAACGACGCCGTCGCCGACCTCCACGACGGGAAGGTCGTCAAGGCGGTCCTCACCTGGTGA
- the folC gene encoding bifunctional tetrahydrofolate synthase/dihydrofolate synthase, which translates to MSDSTADPTAPRLAETVAEVEDALLSRWPETRLEPSLDRIRAFVEMLGDPQASYPVIHLTGTNGKTSTSRMIDTLLRALDLRTGRFTSPHVERMAERISVDGEPLGDEAFVRAFNDVAPYTHLVDASEDHPLSFFETVVGLAYAAFADAPVDVAVVEVGMGGTWDATNVADGQVAVVLPIAVDHERYLGGTPAAIAVEKVGIIKPGAVVVLAQQEPDVAAVVLERAAEVDARVVREGLDFGVIARVAAVGGQVISLQGLRGRYDEIFLPLYGAHQAQNAAVALAAVEAFFGGDEPLDDELVRAAFAEVTSPARLEIVRRSPTIVLDAAHNPHGAAASAAAIEDSFTFSPLIGVIGVMDDKDAEGLLAALEPHLAHVICTQNSSDRAKPAEELAAIAREIFDEDRVTVEPRLEDAIHAAATMAEAGEAFGSPLGSGAVLVTGSVVTAGEARTLLRRPRDRS; encoded by the coding sequence ATGTCCGACTCCACTGCAGACCCCACCGCCCCCCGCCTCGCCGAGACCGTTGCCGAGGTCGAGGACGCGCTGCTGTCGCGCTGGCCGGAGACCCGCCTCGAGCCGTCGCTGGACCGGATCCGGGCCTTCGTCGAGATGCTCGGCGACCCGCAGGCGTCGTACCCCGTCATCCACCTGACCGGGACCAACGGCAAGACCTCCACCTCGCGGATGATCGACACGCTGCTGCGCGCGCTGGACCTGCGCACCGGCCGCTTCACCAGCCCCCACGTCGAGCGGATGGCCGAGCGGATCTCCGTGGACGGCGAGCCGCTGGGCGACGAGGCCTTCGTGCGCGCCTTCAACGACGTCGCGCCGTACACCCACCTCGTCGACGCCTCCGAGGACCACCCGCTGTCGTTCTTCGAGACCGTGGTCGGCCTGGCGTACGCCGCGTTCGCCGACGCCCCCGTCGACGTCGCCGTCGTCGAGGTCGGGATGGGCGGCACCTGGGACGCCACCAACGTCGCCGACGGCCAGGTCGCGGTGGTGCTGCCGATCGCGGTCGACCACGAGCGCTACCTCGGCGGCACGCCCGCCGCGATCGCGGTCGAGAAGGTCGGGATCATCAAGCCCGGCGCCGTCGTCGTCCTCGCCCAGCAGGAGCCCGACGTGGCCGCCGTGGTGCTGGAGCGCGCCGCCGAGGTCGACGCGAGGGTCGTACGGGAGGGCCTGGACTTCGGCGTGATCGCCCGGGTCGCCGCGGTCGGCGGCCAGGTGATCTCGCTGCAGGGCCTGCGCGGCCGGTACGACGAGATCTTCCTGCCGCTCTACGGCGCCCACCAGGCGCAGAACGCCGCCGTCGCGCTCGCGGCCGTGGAGGCCTTCTTCGGCGGCGACGAGCCGCTGGACGACGAGCTGGTGCGCGCGGCGTTCGCCGAGGTGACCTCGCCGGCCCGCCTCGAGATCGTCCGCCGCTCGCCGACGATCGTGCTCGACGCCGCGCACAACCCGCACGGCGCGGCCGCGTCGGCCGCCGCGATCGAGGACTCCTTCACGTTCTCCCCGCTGATCGGCGTGATCGGCGTGATGGACGACAAGGACGCCGAGGGCCTGCTGGCGGCGCTGGAGCCGCACCTCGCGCACGTGATCTGCACCCAGAACAGCTCCGACCGCGCGAAGCCCGCCGAGGAGCTCGCCGCGATCGCCCGCGAGATCTTCGACGAGGACCGGGTCACGGTCGAGCCGCGCCTCGAGGACGCGATCCACGCGGCCGCCACGATGGCGGAGGCGGGGGAGGCGTTCGGCTCGCCGCTCGGCTCCGGCGCGGTGCTGGTCACCGGCTCGGTCGTGACCGCCGGCGAGGCGCGCACGCTGCTGCGCCGGCCCCGGGACCGGTCGTGA
- a CDS encoding DUF4233 domain-containing protein, with amino-acid sequence MSNERERSPRRGMCAAVLCLEAIVLGLTTPVLITIADVSTGVSVAIGLGLAVLCLLLAGMLRREWAYAAGWAVQVAAVGLGFVIPLMFVLGGIFALLWGTADFLGRKIERERAAAYAAFDAQAGGPATD; translated from the coding sequence GTGAGCAACGAGCGGGAGCGGTCGCCGCGCCGCGGGATGTGCGCGGCGGTGCTGTGCCTGGAGGCGATCGTCCTCGGGCTCACCACCCCGGTGCTGATCACCATCGCCGACGTCTCGACCGGGGTGTCGGTCGCGATCGGGCTCGGGCTCGCCGTGCTCTGCCTGCTGCTCGCCGGCATGCTGCGCCGCGAGTGGGCGTACGCCGCGGGCTGGGCCGTCCAGGTCGCGGCGGTCGGGCTGGGCTTTGTGATCCCGCTGATGTTCGTGCTCGGCGGGATCTTCGCCCTGCTGTGGGGCACGGCCGACTTCCTGGGCCGCAAGATCGAGCGGGAGCGGGCGGCGGCGTACGCCGCGTTCGACGCGCAGGCCGGCGGTCCCGCCACGGACTGA
- a CDS encoding pyridoxamine 5'-phosphate oxidase family protein: MTTAPLSPTARTTVTRGRNRMVEDRAELHRFLDEALVAHVGVVVGDHPIVLPTAFAVDLDGPDEGGSLYVHGSVAAGWLRQAVGATVCVTVTEVDGLVAARSAFNHSMNYRSAVVLGRARLVEDPAEREHALDLVVDHMVPGRSATLRPSTRKELAATAVLAVPLREASMKARAGGPVDEPEDVAAGVWGGVVPLRLTSSGPVAGEDSHDRVPHDVARRAASYAAE; encoded by the coding sequence ATGACGACCGCGCCGCTCTCGCCGACCGCCCGCACCACGGTGACCCGCGGGCGCAACCGGATGGTCGAGGACCGGGCGGAGCTGCACCGCTTCCTCGACGAGGCGCTGGTCGCCCACGTCGGCGTGGTCGTCGGCGACCACCCGATCGTGCTGCCGACCGCGTTCGCGGTCGACCTCGACGGACCGGACGAGGGCGGCAGCCTCTACGTGCACGGGTCGGTCGCCGCCGGCTGGCTGCGGCAGGCGGTCGGCGCGACCGTCTGCGTGACGGTCACCGAGGTCGACGGGCTGGTCGCGGCCCGGTCGGCGTTCAACCACTCGATGAACTACCGCTCGGCCGTGGTGCTCGGCCGGGCCCGGCTGGTCGAGGACCCCGCGGAGCGGGAGCACGCGCTCGACCTGGTCGTCGACCACATGGTCCCGGGGCGGTCGGCCACCCTGCGGCCGAGCACCCGCAAGGAGCTCGCGGCGACGGCGGTGCTCGCCGTACCCCTGCGCGAGGCGTCGATGAAGGCGCGGGCCGGCGGCCCGGTCGACGAGCCCGAGGACGTGGCGGCCGGGGTGTGGGGCGGCGTCGTCCCGCTGCGGCTGACCTCGTCGGGGCCGGTCGCGGGGGAGGACTCCCACGACCGGGTGCCGCACGACGTAGCGCGCCGCGCCGCGTCGTACGCCGCTGAGTAG
- the ndk gene encoding nucleoside-diphosphate kinase, whose product MTQRTLVLLKPDTVERGLVGEVLRRFEAKGLRIVAMEHRTIDTATADQHYAEHVERDFYPALREFVTSGPLVSLVLEGDSAVEVVRALNGATDGRKAAPGTIRGDYSLSNRENLVHGSDSEESATREIAIWFPKL is encoded by the coding sequence ATGACCCAGCGCACTCTCGTCCTGCTCAAGCCCGACACCGTCGAGCGGGGGCTGGTCGGCGAGGTCCTCCGCCGCTTCGAGGCCAAGGGCCTGCGGATCGTCGCGATGGAGCACCGCACGATCGACACCGCGACGGCCGACCAGCACTACGCCGAGCACGTCGAGCGCGACTTCTACCCGGCGCTGCGCGAGTTCGTCACCAGCGGCCCGCTCGTCAGCCTGGTGCTGGAGGGCGACTCCGCCGTCGAGGTGGTCCGCGCCCTCAACGGCGCCACCGACGGCCGCAAGGCCGCCCCCGGCACCATCCGCGGCGACTACTCCCTCTCCAACCGGGAGAACCTGGTCCACGGCTCCGACTCCGAGGAGTCCGCCACCCGCGAGATCGCGATCTGGTTCCCCAAGCTCTGA
- a CDS encoding rod shape-determining protein gives MANSFFGRDMAVDLGTANTLVYVRGKGVLLDEPSVVALNATTGEILAVGHEAKRMIGRTPDNIAAIRPLKDGVIADFEATEQMLRYFIQQVHRRRYFAKPRMVICVPSGITAVEQRAVKEAGYQAGARRVYIVEEPMAAAIGAGLPVHQATGNMVVDVGGGTTEVAVISLGGIVTSLSVRTAGDDLDQAIVAWMKKEYSLMLGERTAEEVKMTLGSAFPMRDEPEAEIRGRDMVSGLPRTVVVSSAEVRQALEEPLHAIVDAVRATLDQTPPELAGDIMDRGIVLTGGGALLRGLDERIRHETGMPVHVAEDPLSSVALGAGRCVEEFEALQQVLVSEPRRF, from the coding sequence ATGGCGAACAGCTTCTTCGGCCGTGACATGGCCGTCGACCTCGGCACCGCCAACACGCTGGTGTACGTCCGCGGCAAGGGCGTGCTGCTCGACGAGCCGAGCGTCGTCGCGCTGAACGCCACCACCGGCGAGATCCTCGCCGTCGGGCACGAGGCCAAGCGGATGATCGGTCGTACGCCGGACAACATCGCCGCGATCCGCCCCCTCAAGGACGGCGTGATCGCCGACTTCGAGGCGACCGAGCAGATGCTGCGGTACTTCATCCAGCAGGTGCACCGCCGCCGCTACTTCGCCAAGCCCCGGATGGTCATCTGCGTGCCCAGCGGCATCACCGCGGTCGAGCAGCGCGCGGTCAAGGAGGCCGGCTACCAGGCCGGCGCCCGCCGGGTCTACATCGTCGAGGAGCCGATGGCCGCCGCGATCGGCGCCGGGCTCCCCGTGCACCAGGCCACCGGCAACATGGTCGTCGACGTCGGCGGCGGTACGACGGAGGTCGCGGTCATCTCGCTGGGCGGCATCGTCACCAGCCTCTCGGTCCGCACCGCCGGCGACGACCTGGATCAGGCGATCGTCGCGTGGATGAAGAAGGAGTACTCCCTCATGCTCGGCGAGCGCACCGCCGAGGAGGTCAAGATGACCCTCGGCTCCGCGTTCCCGATGCGCGACGAGCCCGAGGCCGAGATCCGCGGGCGCGACATGGTCTCCGGCCTGCCGCGCACCGTCGTGGTCTCCAGCGCCGAGGTGCGCCAGGCGCTCGAGGAGCCGCTGCACGCGATCGTCGACGCCGTCCGCGCGACCCTCGACCAGACCCCGCCCGAGCTCGCCGGCGACATCATGGACCGCGGCATCGTGCTCACCGGGGGCGGCGCGCTGCTGCGCGGCCTCGACGAGCGGATCCGCCACGAGACCGGCATGCCGGTCCACGTCGCCGAGGACCCGCTCAGCTCCGTGGCGCTCGGCGCCGGCCGCTGCGTCGAGGAGTTCGAGGCGCTGCAGCAGGTGCTCGTCTCCGAGCCGAGGCGCTTCTGA
- the mreC gene encoding rod shape-determining protein MreC: MGPDRRGFLDHRRLLDRRERRWRSSDRLDGDRRRPPLSLVVALVLACVSLMVLDQQAGEDSPVEGARRAVGEVVGPVEVGASAALRPFVAVPDWFRSHDSLRNELDDLEAENARLRNDARRADYDRNRLEEYDGLTAAASDLGHSLVPARVVGLGASQSFSNTVTIDAGSDAGLRADMTVLNNDGLVGRILRVTGSTATVLLLVDAESVVGGRIGRSLEVGFLHGRGAIGGDARLDLELVDESVVPAEGDSVVTWGSDGGAPYVSGVPVGRVTTVFSSLRDSSQRAVIDPYVDFGALDVVGVVVPAGTGSDRAVIEADGTMR, encoded by the coding sequence ATGGGTCCCGACCGTCGCGGGTTCCTCGACCACCGCCGGCTGCTGGACCGCCGTGAGCGCCGGTGGCGCAGCAGCGACCGCCTCGACGGCGACCGCCGGCGTCCCCCGCTCTCGCTCGTCGTCGCGCTGGTGCTCGCCTGCGTGAGCCTGATGGTGCTCGACCAGCAGGCCGGCGAGGACTCGCCGGTCGAGGGCGCCCGCCGCGCCGTCGGCGAGGTCGTCGGCCCGGTCGAGGTGGGCGCGAGCGCCGCGCTCCGCCCGTTCGTCGCGGTGCCCGACTGGTTCCGCAGCCACGACTCGCTGCGCAACGAGCTCGACGACCTCGAGGCCGAGAACGCCCGCCTCCGCAACGACGCCCGCCGCGCCGACTACGACCGCAACCGCCTCGAGGAGTACGACGGCCTCACGGCCGCCGCGTCCGACCTCGGCCACTCGCTGGTGCCGGCGCGGGTCGTCGGCCTCGGCGCCTCCCAGTCCTTCTCCAACACCGTCACCATCGACGCCGGGTCCGACGCGGGCCTGCGCGCCGACATGACCGTGCTGAACAACGACGGCCTGGTCGGCCGGATCCTGCGGGTCACCGGCAGCACCGCCACCGTGCTCCTCCTCGTCGACGCCGAGTCGGTCGTCGGCGGCCGGATCGGGCGCAGCCTCGAGGTCGGCTTCCTGCACGGCCGTGGCGCGATCGGCGGCGACGCCCGCCTCGACCTCGAGCTCGTGGACGAGTCGGTCGTCCCGGCGGAGGGCGACTCGGTGGTCACCTGGGGCAGCGACGGCGGCGCGCCGTACGTCTCCGGCGTCCCCGTCGGCCGGGTCACCACCGTGTTCTCCAGCCTGCGCGACAGCTCCCAGCGCGCCGTCATCGACCCGTACGTCGACTTCGGCGCGCTCGACGTCGTCGGCGTCGTCGTCCCCGCCGGCACCGGCAGCGACCGGGCCGTCATCGAGGCCGACGGGACCATGAGGTGA
- the mreD gene encoding rod shape-determining protein MreD, whose protein sequence is MTGVRGLVALVAVVVAMVLQVTLFPHVAWAGVVPNLCLLVVVGAGLVRGPQFAMLLGFAAGVLLDLAPPADHVAGRWALALVVVGYVAGRVRQDVRPTAVSVLVTVAACSFVGTSVFAITGLVLRDPLLGVGDLLEVIAAALAWDLLLTPLVLPLVLGVFRRLEHDRAMA, encoded by the coding sequence GTGACCGGCGTCCGCGGGCTGGTCGCGCTGGTGGCCGTCGTCGTCGCGATGGTGCTGCAGGTGACGCTGTTCCCGCACGTCGCGTGGGCCGGCGTCGTGCCCAACCTCTGCCTGCTGGTCGTCGTCGGGGCCGGGCTGGTCCGGGGCCCGCAGTTCGCGATGCTGCTCGGCTTCGCGGCCGGCGTGCTGCTCGACCTCGCCCCGCCCGCCGACCACGTCGCCGGCCGCTGGGCGCTCGCCCTGGTCGTCGTCGGGTACGTCGCGGGCCGGGTGCGCCAGGACGTCCGGCCGACCGCGGTCTCGGTGCTGGTCACGGTCGCCGCCTGCTCGTTCGTGGGCACGTCGGTCTTCGCGATCACCGGCCTGGTGCTGCGCGACCCGCTGCTCGGGGTCGGCGACCTGCTCGAGGTGATCGCGGCCGCGCTCGCCTGGGACCTGCTGCTCACGCCGCTCGTGCTGCCGCTGGTGCTCGGCGTCTTCCGCCGGCTCGAGCACGACCGGGCGATGGCCTGA
- the mrdA gene encoding penicillin-binding protein 2, giving the protein MAASAEGSRRSRLRLVVVQALVFSLFATLLVRLYYIQVVTGEEYTARAASQSVREVVVQPQRGLIVDNQGRPLVANRTSWVVSVDRTVLGKLSKSRQTRLVERLADVVGLRPGRIQRALVTCGDGGSVSGECWNGSPYQPVPVATDVRQGVALRILEQPEDFPAVLAEQQTVRAYPRPFGVNLAHVLGYLSPVTEDEYDQAKEEGDDSLNGASTVGRAGVEQQYDAALRGMPGYERVAVDSMGRVLGDDGAVEAEPGSTLVTSIDAKVQGLVERELADTIAQARTEFDEVTGRPYAADSGAAVVLEADTGRVVAMASQPTYDPGVWVGGISKKQLARLYSEAAGTPLLGRATQGQFAPGSTWKPFMTAGALTHGYTTDTRLDCSAGFAVGNRVFKNYESGAHGSIGFDRALEVSCNTFFYRIGYDYWQRLGSDVDDVDAEDPLVEEAKDFGFGTETGIDLPGEASGRIADRKWKRAYYESMKDYYCDIADKPQDGDTSDFVYTFAREFCIEGFAYRAGDAVNFSIGQGDTIVTPLQLARAYAALANGGTLYAPRIGKAVVGPDGEVVRRIAPKKVGDLGLPDEVISYIDTALKGVSTRGTMSWKLPGFPLDEVQVRAKTGSAEVYGKQSTSWVASYTEDYVVVMMVSQGGTGSGRNGDSIRRIYEALYGIEGDQVRPAKAAIPGTVPPAGLPTFADDGSILPPGTPDEDEKKGRR; this is encoded by the coding sequence ATGGCCGCCTCCGCCGAGGGGTCGCGGCGCAGCCGGCTGCGGCTCGTGGTCGTCCAGGCCCTGGTCTTCTCCCTCTTCGCGACCCTGCTGGTCCGGCTCTACTACATCCAGGTCGTCACCGGCGAGGAGTACACCGCCCGGGCCGCCTCCCAGTCGGTGCGCGAGGTCGTCGTCCAGCCGCAGCGCGGCCTGATCGTCGACAACCAGGGCCGGCCCCTGGTCGCCAACCGCACGTCGTGGGTGGTCTCGGTCGACCGCACCGTGCTCGGCAAGCTGAGCAAGAGCCGGCAGACCCGGCTCGTGGAGCGGCTCGCCGACGTGGTCGGGCTGCGTCCCGGCCGCATCCAGCGGGCGCTGGTCACCTGCGGCGACGGCGGCAGCGTCTCGGGGGAGTGCTGGAACGGCTCGCCGTACCAGCCCGTCCCGGTCGCCACCGACGTCCGCCAGGGGGTCGCGCTGCGGATCCTCGAGCAGCCCGAGGACTTCCCGGCCGTGCTCGCCGAGCAGCAGACGGTGCGCGCCTACCCGCGCCCGTTCGGCGTCAACCTCGCGCACGTCCTGGGCTACCTGAGCCCGGTGACCGAGGACGAGTACGACCAGGCGAAGGAGGAGGGCGACGACTCCCTCAACGGCGCCTCGACGGTCGGCCGGGCCGGCGTCGAGCAGCAGTACGACGCGGCGCTGCGCGGCATGCCCGGCTACGAGCGGGTCGCGGTCGACTCGATGGGCCGGGTGCTCGGCGACGACGGCGCGGTCGAGGCCGAGCCCGGCAGCACCCTGGTCACCTCCATCGACGCGAAGGTGCAGGGGCTGGTCGAGCGGGAGCTCGCCGACACCATCGCCCAGGCGCGCACCGAGTTCGACGAGGTGACCGGCCGGCCGTACGCCGCGGACTCCGGCGCCGCGGTCGTGCTCGAGGCCGACACCGGGCGCGTGGTCGCGATGGCCAGCCAGCCGACGTACGACCCGGGGGTCTGGGTCGGCGGCATCTCCAAGAAGCAGCTCGCCCGGCTCTACTCCGAGGCGGCCGGCACCCCGCTGCTCGGCCGGGCCACGCAGGGCCAGTTCGCCCCCGGCTCGACCTGGAAGCCGTTCATGACCGCGGGCGCGCTGACCCACGGCTACACCACCGACACCCGGCTCGACTGCTCCGCGGGCTTCGCGGTCGGCAACCGAGTCTTCAAGAACTACGAGTCCGGCGCCCACGGCTCGATCGGCTTCGACCGCGCGCTCGAGGTCTCCTGCAACACCTTCTTCTACCGGATCGGCTACGACTACTGGCAGCGGCTGGGCTCCGACGTCGACGACGTCGACGCCGAGGACCCGCTGGTGGAGGAGGCGAAGGACTTCGGCTTCGGCACCGAGACCGGCATCGACCTGCCCGGCGAGGCCTCCGGCCGGATCGCCGACCGGAAGTGGAAGCGCGCCTACTACGAGTCGATGAAGGACTACTACTGCGACATCGCCGACAAGCCGCAGGACGGGGACACCTCCGACTTCGTCTACACCTTCGCCCGCGAGTTCTGCATCGAGGGCTTCGCCTACCGCGCCGGTGACGCGGTGAACTTCTCGATCGGGCAGGGCGACACGATCGTGACCCCGCTCCAGCTCGCCCGGGCGTACGCCGCCCTCGCGAACGGCGGCACGCTCTACGCGCCCCGGATCGGCAAGGCGGTCGTCGGCCCCGACGGCGAGGTCGTGCGGCGGATCGCGCCGAAGAAGGTCGGCGACCTCGGCCTGCCCGACGAGGTGATCTCCTACATCGACACCGCGCTCAAGGGCGTCAGCACGCGGGGCACGATGAGCTGGAAGCTGCCCGGCTTCCCGCTCGACGAGGTGCAGGTGCGCGCCAAGACCGGCTCGGCCGAGGTGTACGGCAAGCAGTCGACCTCGTGGGTCGCCTCCTACACCGAGGACTACGTGGTCGTGATGATGGTCAGCCAGGGCGGCACCGGCTCGGGCCGCAACGGCGACTCGATCCGCCGCATCTACGAGGCGCTCTACGGCATCGAGGGCGACCAGGTCCGGCCCGCGAAGGCCGCCATCCCCGGCACCGTCCCGCCCGCGGGGCTGCCGACGTTCGCCGACGACGGGTCGATCCTGCCGCCGGGCACCCCCGACGAGGACGAGAAGAAGGGACGGCGGTGA